One segment of Streptomyces sp. TG1A-8 DNA contains the following:
- a CDS encoding SseB family protein → MYGYGQPMDGGAAQQQYAPPQQQMPGGAGGYGQQPPLYPEPSPPSLADAVRAFTTGQMSAEDFQQVFATSKVYCPRGDTPGFLALHNTQQPVIPMFTSLKELRRYAGKESKYFVITGAEVIDLLPTGYGFVLDMEGEHRMVFDAKAVEQMVDFAMRRMYG, encoded by the coding sequence ATGTACGGATACGGCCAGCCCATGGACGGCGGCGCCGCGCAGCAGCAGTACGCCCCGCCGCAGCAGCAGATGCCGGGCGGTGCCGGCGGGTACGGCCAGCAGCCGCCGCTCTACCCGGAGCCGTCCCCGCCCTCGCTCGCGGACGCGGTGCGCGCCTTCACCACCGGGCAGATGTCCGCCGAGGACTTCCAGCAGGTCTTCGCCACGTCCAAGGTGTACTGCCCGCGCGGCGACACCCCCGGCTTCCTCGCCCTGCACAACACCCAGCAGCCGGTGATCCCCATGTTCACCTCGCTCAAGGAGTTGCGCCGGTACGCGGGCAAGGAGTCGAAGTACTTCGTCATCACCGGCGCCGAGGTGATCGACCTGCTGCCGACGGGCTACGGCTTCGTCCTGGACATGGAGGGCGAGCACCGGATGGTGTTCGACGCCAAGGCGGTGGAGCAGATGGTCGACTTCGCGATGCGGCGGATGTACGGCTGA